A single Gambusia affinis linkage group LG20, SWU_Gaff_1.0, whole genome shotgun sequence DNA region contains:
- the noc3l gene encoding nucleolar complex protein 3 homolog: MGPLRSKKRRPTFRRLLKTSGMKLENKLKSRQLKQQNVAKKQRKEQKRLRQAMKGAALQVPRPLETYRKRPEEEDDEEEFLESLPSDMMDEEDLEEMTAMARKASFLTRDLSSCGPVHSNKTKNADVVRSYEKIPRKMAKMEEKEVIQLLPIKDKDRVIPRSIERAVKQQQEEEEEEELAAMSEQEEDDEAPPSHMELTPEEREQFRIQTLNIKKQRIASMASAIISDPLNNMKRVKELRGMMMEADPSVAVSVRKMVMVSLMEVFKDIAPTYRIRPLTSAEKNTKVKKETQQLREFEESLVSQYKFYLEDLEQTIKDWKQKKRKRSQVVSFQSYCGLAEVSVRCLCELLLSMPHFNFHNNIIVVLVPLMNDPLKKVSDMCCNAFRKLFQEDKVGGASLATVRVISGLTKSLNYNVRPEMLRTLLSLRIKEVEMKKDLEATAPKAKFMTNKEKKKNLSRMQRKWKKAEEKLEKELLEAEASDSKEKKTKLHTETLNIIFLIYFRILKKAQRSVLLPAVLEGLANFAHLINLEFFDDLLNVLQNLIQSGNLTNRESLHCIQTVFTILSGQGDALNIDPLNFYSQLYKILLRLHAGAPNDDIIIVLRCLDAMLTRRRKQVTLQRAMAFFKRLSVLSLHVLPNASVGILAANRATMHSFPKCDFLLDNEIQGSGFYLMELDEPEHCNAQNTALWELHTLQRHFHPVVRRFAGHLSHGAPSDGSAALSMEFSRRSPLELFEDYSVKDMTFNPPLASPTSKKKDQFVVGTALLDDRLQKQADSILSDTHMDSTATRH; this comes from the exons ATGGGCCCG CTCCGCTCAAAAAAGCGCCGGCCAACATTCCGTCGGCTGTTGAAGACTAGTGGTATGAAACTGGAGAACAAACTGAAGAGCCGCCAGCTGAAGCAGCAGAATGTGGCCAAGAAACAACGCAAGGAGCAGAAGAGGCTGAGGCAGGCCATGAAAGGCGCTGCGCTCCAGGTGCCCCGGCCACTAGAGACATACAGGAAGAGACCAG aggaggaggatgacgaGGAGGAGTTCCTGGAGAGCCTGCCCTCAGACATGATGGATGAAGAAGACTTAGAAGAAATGACTGCCATGGCCCGAAAAGCATCCTTCTTAACCAGAGACCTGTCGTCCTG CGGGCCGGTGCATAGCAACAAGACGAAGAACGCCGACGTGGTGCGCAGCTACGAGAAGATTCCAAGAAAGATGGCAAAGATGGAAGAGAAAGAGGTGATCCAACTGCTTCCAAtcaaagacaaagacagagTGATTCCGAGGAGCATCGAAAGAG CGGTTAAAcaacagcaggaggaggaagaggaggaggagcttgcAGCGATGTCTGAGCAGGAGGAAGATG ATGAAGCGCCACCGAGCCACATGGAGCTGACACCAGAGGAAAGAGAACAATTTAGAATTCAGACactaaacataaagaaacagcGCATCGCCAGCATGGCTTCAGCCATCATCTCAGATCCGTTAAACAAT ATGAAACGTGTGAAGGAGCTGCGGGGGATGATGATGGAGGCTGACCCCAGCGTGGCGGTCTCAGTGAGGAAAATGGTGATGGTTTCTCTCATGGAGGTCTTCAAAGACATCGCCCCCACCTACAGGATACGACCCCTGACCTCTGCAGAGAAGAACACCAAG GTGAAGAAAGAGACGCAGCAGCTTAGAGAGTTTGAGGAAAGTCTTGTCAGTCAGTACAAGTTCTATCTGGAGGATTTAGAACAGACCATTAAAG ActggaagcagaagaagaggaaacGCAGTCAGGTAGTAAGCTTCCAGTCATACTGCGGCCTGGCTGAGGTCTCAGTACGTTGCCTGTGTGAGCTGCTGCTCTCTATGCCACACTTCAACTTCCACAACAACATCATTGTCGTCTTGGTTCCTCTGATGAATGACCCTCTGAAGAAG GTGTCAGACATGTGCTGTAATGCATTCAGGAAGCTCTTTCAGGAGGACAAAGTGGGCGGGGCATCACTGGCCACAGTGCGGGTCATCTCTGGCCTCACCAAAAGCCTCAACTACAATGTCAGACCTGag ATGCTTCGAACTCTGCTGAGTCTGAGGATCAAGGAGGTGGAGATGAAGAAGGACCTGGAGGCCACGGCCCCAAAGGCCAAGTTTATgacaaacaaagagaagaagaaaaacttgtcCAGGATGCAGAGGAAG TGGAAGAAAGCAGAAGAGAAGCTGGAAAAGGAGCTTCTAGAGGCTGAAGCTTCAGACAGCAAAGAGAAGAAGACTAAACTG CACACAGAGACTCTGaacatcatcttcctcatctaCTTCAGGATTTTGAAGAAAGCTCAGCGATCAGTTCTCCTCCCTGCTGTCCTGGAAGGACTGGCTAA TTTTGCTCACCTGATCAACCTGGAGTTCTTTGATGACCTGCTGAACGTGCTGCAGAACCTTATCCAATCAGGA AATCTGACCAATCGGGAGAGTCTCCACTGCATCCAGACAGTCTTTACCATCCTGTCTGGACAAG GTGACGCCCTGAACATCGATCCTCTGAACTTCTACTCTCAGCTTTACAAAATTCTGCTGCGGCTTCATGCGG GGGCACCCAATGATGACATCATTATTGTGCTGCGGTGTCTGGATGCCATGCTGACTCGTCGCAGGAAGCAGGTAACCCTGCAGAGAGCCATGGCCTTCTTCAAACGACTGAGCGTGCTCAGTCTACACGTCCTGCCCAATGCCAGCGTTGGAATTCTTGCAGCAAACCGAGCTACCATGCAT TCATTCCCCAAATGTGACTTCCTTTTGGATAACGAAATTCAGGGCAGTGGCTTCTACCTGATGGAACTAGATGAACCTGAACATTGCAATGCTCAGAACACTGCACTCTGGGAGCTTCACACACTGCAG AGACATTTCCACCCTGTTGTACGGCGATTTGCGGGTCATTTGAGTCATGGAGCTCCGAGTGACGGCTCGGCAGCACTCAGTATGGAGTTCAGCCGCAG GTCTCCACTGGAGCTCTTTGAAGACTACAGTGTCAAAGATATGACCTTTAACCCACCTCTGGCTTCGCCCACATCCAAGAAGAAG GATCAGTTTGTGGTCGGAACGGCGCTGCTGGACGACAGGCTGCAGAAACAAGCGGATAGCATCCTGAGTGATACACACATGGACTCCACTGCAACACGCCACTGA